The following coding sequences lie in one Sporocytophaga myxococcoides DSM 11118 genomic window:
- a CDS encoding efflux RND transporter permease subunit — MSITEIAIKRPTLIVVIFTVLSIVGIICYQRLNYNLFPKFEMPVISVVTIYPGASPGVMETSVTKPLEDAVATLENLDKIASISQEGVSFITIQLTNDANVDIALQDAQRKINSVLSTLPDDAETPSLNKFSFDDLPILQFSASSKMSPMEFYQLMDNRIRPELSKISGMGQITLVGGKKRKIMVNVKRQRLEAYGISLSQIVNVIKAGNQEVPAGEVKGKTDQFDLRVEGEVKSLDQLANLVVLKGKDGGLVRLSEVAEVTDATEEVETLSRINYKSSIGVLIQKQTDANTVQVSEEVKKMLQDLQVEYKDIGLNFIVSSDTSTFTLAAAHSVLEDLMFAIILVALVMLVFLHSIRNAAIVMVAIPLSIVSTFIAMYIFNFSLNLMTLMALSLVIGILVDDSIVVLENIYRHLEMGSDQRTAALEGRNEIGFTALSITLVDVVVFGPLSLVGGLIGNILREFSIVVMVSTLMSLFVSFTVTPMLASRFSRILKFSNETLFGRFNNWFEKKFEELKENYTTLLKWSLRHRLIVTCLIVLMFIASFSLIPLGLIGSTFIAEGDRGEFVVTLELDQTSTLYHTNQITSEVEKIILKKPVVVKVFSTVGQSSTLGSNQPANNISQLTVIMTDKKERTITVDEFANEIKNEISQIPGIKVTSTPTGLTGSADDLPIQIVVRGVDLKNVMSYANEILATIKKIPGISDPDLSVNEGNPELEVKLDRDKMAKLGLSVADVGGTLMTAFTGNTDIKYREADEEYDIKIVLDQFDRRNVDDVKRLTVINPSGQLITLSQFAVVQQSRGPSKLERNNRIPSVTVKSNVVGRPVGTVGDEIQEKVKGLKKPGGITLSYEGQLEQQAEAFTSLLIAFMIGIVFVYLIMVALYNSYTYPFVVLFSIPLAIIGALIALALTKETLNIFSILGMIMMMGLVAKNAILLVDFTNHMKEKGANTFDALIEAGRERIRPIFMTTLTMILGMMPIALASGAASEAKNGLAWVLIGGLTSSMFLTLIFVPIVYETIDAVIYRISKRFSKKTNV, encoded by the coding sequence ATGTCGATTACAGAAATAGCGATCAAGAGGCCAACTTTGATAGTAGTGATATTTACAGTTCTTTCCATTGTAGGTATTATATGCTATCAAAGGCTGAATTATAACTTGTTTCCGAAGTTTGAGATGCCGGTTATTTCTGTTGTTACCATTTATCCCGGAGCTTCTCCTGGGGTAATGGAAACCTCCGTTACTAAACCATTGGAAGATGCTGTTGCTACGCTTGAAAATCTGGATAAGATAGCTTCAATATCTCAGGAGGGGGTATCTTTTATTACCATTCAGCTTACTAATGATGCCAATGTAGATATTGCTCTTCAAGATGCACAAAGGAAGATCAATTCTGTATTGTCAACTCTTCCGGACGACGCAGAAACGCCTTCTTTGAATAAATTTTCCTTTGATGATCTTCCTATATTACAGTTCAGTGCATCTTCAAAAATGTCACCTATGGAATTTTACCAACTCATGGATAATCGTATACGTCCTGAGTTGTCAAAGATTTCCGGTATGGGCCAAATAACGCTTGTAGGTGGGAAAAAGAGGAAGATAATGGTAAATGTAAAGAGGCAAAGGCTGGAAGCTTATGGTATTTCACTTTCTCAGATTGTAAATGTTATTAAAGCCGGCAATCAAGAAGTACCGGCGGGTGAAGTAAAAGGTAAGACGGATCAGTTTGATCTGCGGGTGGAAGGGGAGGTCAAATCACTGGATCAGTTGGCTAATCTTGTCGTATTAAAGGGAAAAGACGGTGGGCTTGTCAGACTGTCTGAGGTCGCAGAGGTCACAGACGCTACGGAAGAAGTAGAAACGTTAAGCCGGATAAATTATAAAAGTTCAATTGGCGTTTTGATTCAAAAGCAAACGGATGCTAACACTGTTCAGGTTTCTGAAGAAGTAAAAAAAATGCTTCAGGATCTGCAAGTGGAATATAAAGATATCGGACTGAATTTTATAGTTTCATCGGATACCTCCACATTTACACTGGCTGCTGCACATTCAGTTCTTGAAGATCTTATGTTTGCAATTATTCTGGTGGCCCTTGTAATGTTGGTATTTCTTCACAGTATAAGGAACGCTGCAATAGTGATGGTGGCTATACCACTGTCAATCGTTTCTACTTTTATTGCAATGTATATTTTTAATTTTTCTCTTAACCTCATGACATTGATGGCGCTGTCACTTGTGATAGGCATCCTTGTGGACGACTCCATTGTGGTGTTGGAAAATATCTACAGGCACCTTGAAATGGGAAGTGATCAGAGGACAGCTGCTCTGGAAGGTAGGAATGAAATAGGTTTTACCGCATTGTCAATCACTCTTGTCGACGTTGTGGTATTTGGTCCACTTTCCCTCGTAGGAGGACTTATCGGGAATATTCTCCGTGAATTTTCAATAGTGGTAATGGTCTCTACACTGATGAGCTTATTCGTAAGTTTTACCGTCACTCCTATGCTTGCTTCCCGATTTTCCAGAATACTTAAATTTTCAAATGAGACTTTGTTCGGAAGGTTTAATAACTGGTTTGAAAAGAAATTCGAAGAGCTTAAAGAAAATTATACAACACTTCTTAAGTGGTCTTTGCGGCACAGACTGATAGTGACTTGCCTCATTGTATTAATGTTTATAGCTTCATTCTCTTTGATACCGCTGGGCTTAATTGGAAGTACATTTATTGCGGAAGGTGATAGAGGGGAATTTGTGGTTACTCTTGAACTTGATCAGACAAGTACTTTATACCATACAAACCAGATTACAAGTGAGGTTGAAAAAATAATTCTCAAAAAACCTGTTGTAGTAAAGGTATTCTCTACTGTGGGGCAGTCTTCGACATTAGGATCCAATCAACCAGCCAATAATATTTCGCAGCTTACTGTAATCATGACAGATAAGAAAGAAAGAACTATCACAGTAGATGAATTCGCGAATGAAATCAAAAATGAAATTTCTCAGATTCCCGGCATTAAAGTGACATCGACTCCAACAGGTCTTACTGGTAGTGCAGACGATTTGCCTATTCAGATAGTAGTAAGAGGTGTTGATCTTAAAAACGTGATGTCTTATGCAAATGAAATATTGGCGACTATAAAAAAGATACCGGGAATCAGTGATCCTGATTTGTCTGTCAATGAAGGTAATCCGGAACTGGAAGTGAAACTTGATAGAGATAAAATGGCTAAATTAGGTTTATCTGTAGCAGATGTAGGAGGAACCCTGATGACGGCATTCACAGGAAATACAGATATTAAGTACAGAGAAGCTGATGAAGAATATGATATCAAAATTGTACTAGATCAATTTGATCGGAGAAATGTTGATGATGTGAAGCGACTGACTGTAATTAACCCAAGCGGACAACTTATCACACTGAGTCAGTTTGCAGTTGTTCAGCAAAGTCGGGGGCCATCTAAACTGGAGAGAAACAATCGTATTCCATCCGTCACAGTTAAATCGAATGTGGTTGGTCGACCTGTGGGTACAGTTGGTGATGAAATCCAGGAGAAAGTAAAAGGTCTGAAAAAACCTGGAGGAATAACTCTTTCTTATGAGGGGCAGCTTGAACAACAGGCAGAGGCTTTTACTAGTCTTTTAATTGCGTTTATGATTGGTATCGTATTCGTTTACCTGATAATGGTAGCGCTTTATAATTCATATACCTATCCGTTTGTGGTGTTGTTTTCAATTCCTTTGGCTATTATCGGAGCTTTGATTGCTTTGGCTCTGACTAAGGAAACCTTAAATATTTTTTCGATTCTGGGAATGATTATGATGATGGGACTGGTTGCTAAAAATGCCATTCTTCTGGTCGATTTTACCAATCATATGAAAGAAAAAGGTGCAAATACCTTTGATGCACTAATTGAAGCCGGGAGAGAAAGGATAAGACCGATTTTCATGACAACATTAACAATGATTCTCGGAATGATGCCGATTGCATTAGCTTCCGGAGCAGCTTCAGAGGCCAAAAACGGTCTGGCATGGGTCCTTATCGGGGGACTGACCAGTTCAATGTTTTTAACATTGATTTTTGTACCAATTGTCTATGAAACTATTGATGCTGTTATATATAGAATCAGTAAACGATTTAGTAAAAAAACAAATGTTTAA
- a CDS encoding efflux RND transporter periplasmic adaptor subunit, with product MTKKRSYILIIVLAIIFVLVVLRLCSNKKEIDKSKETTTTSPKVSVNVYKVIRQNISEELQLLGTIIPNKTAVVISEIQGKIIDLPIEKGDVKDKGALLAQVESKEQTAAVKKSELALEKARKDVERYTKLYKGNAVTKQQLEEAKIALKTADFNLQQDKKKLSNASIKAPFKGMITERFVEPGSAIMAGNQIARIVDVSSLKIDLSVAEKDAYKLKVNDKVKITTNIYPDTVFQGIITFISPTGDDAHNYNVEIRFHNPKEKSLKAGTFVNVGFGILTQGNPLVIPRESLVGSVDDPQVYIIEKDTARLRSIKIGQSFPEKVEVTKGLKDGDQIVKTGLINLKDKTPVQIIGQ from the coding sequence ATGACAAAGAAGAGAAGCTATATATTAATTATTGTATTAGCAATAATCTTTGTGTTAGTTGTACTTAGGCTTTGCAGCAATAAAAAAGAAATTGACAAATCTAAAGAGACAACAACAACTTCACCAAAGGTAAGTGTAAATGTCTATAAGGTAATTAGACAAAATATTTCAGAAGAACTTCAATTATTGGGTACAATTATACCAAATAAAACAGCTGTGGTAATTTCTGAAATTCAAGGTAAGATTATAGATCTGCCTATTGAAAAAGGGGATGTGAAAGACAAAGGAGCTCTCTTGGCTCAGGTAGAAAGTAAGGAGCAAACGGCAGCAGTTAAAAAATCCGAACTTGCGTTGGAAAAGGCAAGAAAGGATGTAGAAAGATATACCAAGCTCTATAAAGGAAACGCTGTGACAAAGCAGCAACTTGAAGAGGCCAAGATTGCACTGAAGACTGCCGACTTTAACCTTCAGCAGGATAAAAAGAAATTATCTAATGCCTCTATTAAAGCTCCCTTTAAGGGAATGATCACAGAAAGGTTTGTTGAGCCTGGATCTGCGATTATGGCAGGTAATCAGATTGCAAGAATAGTAGACGTTTCTTCATTGAAGATAGACCTATCTGTCGCAGAAAAAGATGCTTATAAGCTAAAGGTTAATGATAAAGTGAAAATTACTACCAATATTTATCCAGACACTGTATTTCAGGGAATCATCACTTTCATAAGCCCAACAGGAGATGATGCGCACAACTATAATGTAGAAATCAGATTTCATAATCCCAAGGAAAAATCTCTTAAAGCAGGAACATTTGTGAATGTAGGTTTTGGAATTTTAACACAAGGAAATCCATTGGTAATCCCAAGAGAATCTCTTGTCGGGAGTGTCGATGATCCTCAGGTTTATATCATAGAGAAAGATACAGCGAGGCTACGGTCAATAAAAATCGGACAATCTTTTCCTGAGAAAGTAGAAGTAACCAAAGGTTTGAAAGATGGGGATCAGATTGTGAAAACCGGATTGATAAATTTAAAAGACAAAACACCTGTTCAGATAATAGGACAATAA
- a CDS encoding TolC family protein, translating to MDLSQCIDYALVHHTDVLSAHIDEEIALQNVRKVASSGYPQINVYGTFDDNIKIPLVALPAIFFDRTAPADAIVPVRFGVQYSSSAYAQLDQIIYMGSYWVGLKASKVSRVYYCQSSQQVIENTIYNVSRSYFQYLVSVQKVEVQKSNLEKSQNLFKIVDLQFKNDVATKADRDRVFVDYNNQLTELKSLQRSVKASLNQLKFQIGMPVSEPVEITSVNADTTTLFQLEELPDKPNYWRRADYKLMQTQRELGALQVKQYTSEYQPQLTAFGKYQYQSFSEEFNLWKTEWFNSQVVGLRLTVPVFSGFKRSSQVQQYKLELKKTEINISRLEQQINIELSNAVDDFNTSVDNIRLAGENIKLAQLVYDSEILSYKEGVGAYSDFLNATNSLKVAQVNYITSLFNAYLARLELAKSQGRINEVIKWIGK from the coding sequence ATGGATCTGTCTCAATGCATAGATTATGCACTGGTACATCATACAGATGTTCTTTCTGCTCACATTGATGAAGAAATAGCTCTTCAAAATGTTAGGAAGGTTGCCTCTTCAGGTTATCCTCAAATCAATGTATATGGTACTTTTGATGATAATATAAAAATACCTTTGGTTGCATTGCCTGCAATATTTTTTGACAGAACTGCTCCAGCGGATGCCATTGTGCCTGTTCGTTTTGGGGTGCAGTATTCAAGTTCCGCATATGCTCAGCTGGATCAGATTATATATATGGGAAGTTACTGGGTCGGCTTGAAAGCTTCCAAAGTCAGCCGGGTTTATTATTGCCAATCTTCACAACAGGTCATAGAAAATACCATTTACAATGTAAGTAGATCATACTTTCAATACCTTGTTTCTGTTCAAAAAGTAGAGGTTCAAAAATCCAATCTGGAGAAAAGTCAGAACCTTTTTAAAATAGTCGATCTTCAGTTTAAGAACGATGTTGCTACAAAGGCCGACAGGGATAGGGTTTTTGTAGATTATAACAATCAGCTTACGGAATTAAAGTCACTTCAGAGATCAGTCAAAGCTTCTTTAAATCAGTTAAAGTTTCAGATTGGAATGCCTGTAAGTGAACCGGTCGAAATTACTAGTGTTAATGCTGATACTACCACTTTATTTCAATTGGAAGAATTGCCTGATAAGCCTAATTATTGGAGAAGAGCTGATTATAAATTGATGCAAACGCAAAGGGAATTGGGAGCTCTTCAAGTGAAACAATATACCTCCGAATATCAACCTCAGCTCACAGCTTTTGGTAAGTATCAGTATCAGTCATTTTCTGAAGAATTTAATCTTTGGAAAACAGAATGGTTTAATAGCCAGGTGGTAGGACTGAGGCTCACAGTGCCTGTTTTTAGCGGCTTCAAGAGAAGTTCTCAAGTCCAGCAATATAAGCTCGAATTAAAAAAAACAGAAATAAATATTTCCCGACTTGAGCAGCAGATCAATATAGAACTGTCTAATGCTGTAGATGATTTTAATACATCTGTAGATAATATAAGGCTTGCAGGTGAAAATATTAAGCTTGCTCAACTTGTTTATGATAGCGAAATATTGTCCTATAAAGAGGGAGTTGGAGCATACTCTGATTTTCTCAATGCGACGAACTCCTTAAAAGTCGCTCAGGTAAATTATATAACCTCTCTGTTTAATGCTTACCTGGCAAGATTGGAACTCGCAAAGTCTCAGGGTAGAATCAATGAAGTTATTAAATGGATTGGTAAATAG
- a CDS encoding 7TMR-DISM family protein, with amino-acid sequence MREDSIYNYFKFYKDQTNKLTVNQLNLRNFQTYNSYKSSEFDKNSTYWFRLEVANKLEDRKEWFFEILDPHIQALDVFIISGNDTTHFSKTGYLNEFSSRISQHKNFIFPIKFYKDEKATILFSIQNNYYTGPDICIRTPQKFLDYALSEYYYLGIFYGILLIMSVYNIFIYFSTKEIVYLYYVAYVVCYSLNSFSEDGLGFQYVWPNLPQFNELIQYAPIFLITAFVFYSKNFLSLNQYAPKLRRGIDLSLIVYCLMFCLNNFFLQISWIRYFYLLPFLLIFIAGITAAKRGNKSAKYFLLAFSLFLASFSIFILRINGFVASNIYTVYSLNFGFLLEVVLFSSALGQRLKIEKEEKTRIDKMLIAQLQENEKLKDSINQELELKVRERTEEVNRKNRELAIALSNLEEKSKQIEDLNKLLEIDNKALNQNIKDITKARLMLKDVTLEEFQKIYPDEESCFKYLSEIKWTKGYSCKKCSNKNSSAGKTPYSKRCTKCGYDESVTTYTIFHNSKLPITQTFYLSYLVLANKNISSHELSEKLDLRQKTCWAFKKKIVDSINSSGTGKLNSKDWGKIFYNSNTAKEQSRPV; translated from the coding sequence ATGAGAGAGGATAGTATTTACAATTATTTTAAATTTTATAAAGACCAAACAAATAAGCTTACTGTTAATCAGCTGAACCTGAGAAATTTCCAGACTTACAATTCCTATAAATCCAGTGAATTTGATAAAAACTCGACTTATTGGTTTAGATTAGAAGTCGCTAATAAATTAGAAGATCGTAAAGAATGGTTTTTTGAAATCCTGGATCCGCATATACAAGCCCTAGATGTTTTTATCATTTCTGGAAATGACACAACTCATTTTTCTAAGACTGGTTATTTAAATGAATTTTCATCCAGAATTTCACAACATAAAAATTTCATATTCCCTATAAAATTTTACAAGGATGAAAAGGCTACCATTCTTTTTTCTATACAAAACAACTATTACACCGGGCCAGACATTTGTATCAGAACCCCACAGAAATTTCTGGATTATGCGTTAAGTGAATACTACTATCTAGGCATTTTTTATGGCATCCTCCTGATCATGTCCGTTTACAATATATTCATATATTTTTCAACTAAGGAAATCGTATACCTGTATTATGTAGCATATGTAGTTTGCTATTCCCTTAATTCCTTTTCTGAAGACGGGCTTGGATTTCAGTACGTGTGGCCCAATCTTCCCCAATTTAATGAGCTAATTCAATATGCACCGATATTTCTGATCACTGCATTTGTTTTTTATTCGAAAAACTTTCTTTCATTGAATCAATATGCACCAAAACTAAGAAGGGGAATCGACCTTAGTTTGATTGTTTATTGCTTGATGTTCTGCCTCAACAATTTTTTTCTTCAGATTTCATGGATAAGATACTTTTACTTGCTTCCGTTCCTATTGATATTCATAGCAGGAATAACAGCAGCTAAAAGAGGTAACAAGTCTGCTAAATACTTTTTGTTAGCATTCTCATTATTCCTTGCATCATTTTCTATTTTTATATTAAGGATAAACGGATTTGTTGCTTCAAACATCTATACTGTTTACAGTCTTAATTTTGGCTTTCTTCTGGAAGTCGTACTGTTCTCGTCGGCACTGGGCCAAAGACTGAAAATTGAAAAGGAGGAAAAAACTCGCATTGACAAAATGCTCATAGCCCAATTGCAGGAAAATGAAAAGTTGAAAGATTCAATAAACCAGGAACTGGAGCTTAAAGTAAGAGAAAGGACAGAAGAAGTCAATCGCAAAAATCGGGAACTGGCAATTGCATTATCAAACCTGGAAGAAAAGAGCAAACAGATTGAAGATCTCAATAAGCTTCTTGAAATTGACAACAAGGCACTAAATCAAAATATCAAGGATATTACCAAAGCCCGTCTGATGCTCAAAGACGTTACACTTGAAGAGTTTCAGAAGATATATCCTGATGAGGAAAGCTGCTTTAAATATCTATCCGAAATTAAATGGACTAAAGGATATAGTTGTAAAAAATGTAGCAACAAAAATTCATCCGCAGGCAAAACTCCTTATTCTAAAAGATGCACCAAGTGTGGCTATGATGAGTCAGTTACCACATATACGATCTTTCATAATTCAAAGCTTCCAATCACCCAAACATTTTATCTGTCTTATCTTGTATTAGCCAACAAGAATATTTCATCACATGAATTATCAGAAAAACTTGACTTAAGACAAAAGACTTGTTGGGCATTTAAGAAGAAGATTGTAGATTCCATTAACAGTTCTGGAACTGGCAAATTGAATTCTAAAGATTGGGGAAAGATATTCTATAACAGTAATACTGCTAAAGAACAATCCCGGCCAGTATGA
- a CDS encoding DinB family protein: MNKSEINPMPDFFDRYIDLVEEPDLLTAMKLSIQNLKTLDVSFLKNIGDRVYAPGKWTIKQIIQHIIDNERIQSYRALRFSRKDETVLPGYDEALLASNADTTNRTIEDMLEELIVVRQSSILLFKSFSEDMYLSKGICFNREISALGLGFVIVGHEAHHFNVIKERYYPLFK; encoded by the coding sequence ATGAATAAATCTGAAATAAATCCAATGCCTGATTTCTTTGACAGATACATAGATTTAGTTGAAGAACCAGATCTTTTGACAGCTATGAAGTTGTCAATTCAAAATCTTAAAACGCTTGATGTAAGTTTCCTTAAGAATATAGGGGATCGTGTATATGCACCTGGAAAGTGGACTATTAAACAGATTATTCAGCATATCATAGATAATGAGCGAATACAGTCATACAGGGCTTTAAGATTTTCCAGGAAAGATGAAACTGTATTACCTGGCTATGATGAGGCATTACTTGCAAGTAATGCAGATACAACAAACAGGACAATAGAAGATATGCTTGAGGAACTAATTGTAGTGAGACAATCCTCTATACTTCTTTTTAAATCATTTTCAGAAGATATGTATCTTAGTAAAGGTATTTGCTTTAACAGAGAAATATCTGCGTTAGGGCTAGGCTTTGTGATTGTAGGTCATGAGGCGCATCACTTCAATGTAATAAAGGAAAGGTATTATCCTTTATTTAAGTAA
- a CDS encoding lysozyme inhibitor LprI family protein, translating into MKNYTKHTCILMFIFFNVSANAQLKNSMDRIYQDHLKCLDSGINMLGCSRKYYLEMDSMLNLTYKKLRASLNEAEKSKLKEEQLKWLKERDAYFEDQNRIFNEKVTSGEWGNDMYMVTYDDKADFVRKRVLDIIKRIE; encoded by the coding sequence ATGAAAAATTACACAAAGCATACCTGTATTTTAATGTTTATTTTTTTTAATGTTTCTGCCAATGCTCAGCTTAAAAATAGCATGGATAGGATATATCAGGATCATTTAAAATGCCTTGATTCTGGAATCAATATGTTAGGTTGTTCAAGAAAATACTATCTGGAAATGGACAGTATGTTGAACTTAACTTATAAAAAACTTCGCGCTTCATTAAATGAAGCTGAAAAATCTAAATTAAAAGAGGAGCAGCTTAAATGGCTTAAAGAAAGGGATGCATATTTTGAAGACCAAAATCGGATCTTTAATGAAAAGGTTACTTCCGGAGAATGGGGGAATGATATGTATATGGTCACTTATGATGACAAAGCCGACTTTGTTAGAAAAAGAGTACTGGATATTATTAAAAGAATTGAGTAA
- a CDS encoding AAA family ATPase, whose translation MSIIPLSPMIISPFAYGNTVSSTAFTNRENEVKRLKDNLLNGINTTIISPRRWGKSSLVEKVVSEIRKDYPKEYRAVVIDLFTLGSQEEFLETYAREVIKASSGKWQEWIGYGKELFKKLIPKITMGLDPENDFSLSFDWKDLRKHSEEILNLPETIGQKKGIKWIICLDEFQNISGYNDYENFEKKLRAVWQRQKNVAYCLFGSKRHMMSDIFNNPSKPFYRFGDIMLLPKIEESRWVDFITTKFAETNKIITKEDARFISVLMKNHSWYVQQLAHYTWNSAVPVATRANIENALLELIQANTPFYQKEVETVSATQLNLLKAIAKGEAQFTSTQVMNMYQLGTPRNVSKNKVILLNADIVHEINNTYEFLDPAFELWFRKQYFNQPYFKKTDSVG comes from the coding sequence ATGAGTATAATACCTTTAAGTCCTATGATTATATCTCCCTTTGCATACGGCAATACTGTATCATCGACAGCATTTACCAATCGTGAAAATGAAGTAAAGCGCTTAAAAGACAATCTGTTGAATGGTATTAATACCACCATTATCTCTCCCCGCAGATGGGGAAAATCATCACTTGTAGAAAAAGTGGTATCAGAAATCAGAAAAGATTATCCGAAAGAATACAGGGCTGTAGTAATAGATCTCTTTACTCTTGGAAGTCAGGAAGAATTTCTTGAAACATATGCGAGAGAGGTTATAAAAGCTTCTTCGGGTAAGTGGCAGGAATGGATTGGATATGGAAAGGAATTATTTAAAAAACTTATTCCCAAAATAACCATGGGGCTTGATCCTGAAAATGATTTCAGTCTTAGTTTTGACTGGAAGGATCTTAGGAAACATAGTGAGGAGATTTTGAATCTCCCGGAAACTATAGGTCAAAAAAAGGGCATCAAATGGATTATCTGCCTTGATGAATTCCAAAATATTTCTGGTTATAATGATTATGAAAATTTTGAGAAGAAACTTCGGGCTGTATGGCAAAGACAGAAGAACGTAGCTTACTGCCTCTTTGGAAGTAAGAGGCATATGATGTCTGATATTTTTAATAATCCATCAAAGCCATTTTATAGATTTGGCGATATCATGCTTCTGCCAAAAATTGAAGAAAGTCGTTGGGTTGATTTTATAACTACCAAGTTTGCTGAGACCAATAAAATAATTACTAAGGAAGATGCAAGATTTATATCTGTGCTTATGAAAAATCATTCCTGGTATGTGCAGCAACTGGCCCACTATACCTGGAATAGCGCTGTTCCTGTAGCTACAAGAGCTAATATTGAGAATGCTTTACTGGAGCTTATTCAGGCGAATACTCCCTTTTATCAGAAAGAAGTTGAAACTGTAAGTGCGACTCAGCTGAATCTGCTGAAGGCCATAGCAAAAGGAGAGGCTCAATTTACTTCAACACAAGTTATGAATATGTATCAGTTAGGAACTCCAAGGAATGTAAGTAAAAATAAAGTCATTCTTCTGAATGCAGATATAGTGCACGAAATAAATAATACATATGAATTCCTTGATCCTGCTTTTGAACTGTGGTTTAGAAAACAATATTTCAATCAACCTTATTTTAAAAAAACAGATAGTGTAGGATAG
- a CDS encoding response regulator has translation MREISILLIEDDELDVISFERALKKINLPIVLHTAFNGIEALDLLKGKRRISTPDIIVLDLNMPKMNGGEFLAELRKDNTFNDVKIFIMTTSNEDRDRSRGDEFGVSGYIIKPLNFNENTKRNVSMDNFMHFQIMKMVGDQLN, from the coding sequence ATGAGAGAAATTTCAATTTTATTAATAGAAGATGACGAGTTGGATGTGATCAGTTTTGAGCGTGCATTAAAAAAAATAAATCTTCCAATTGTTTTACATACAGCTTTTAATGGAATCGAAGCACTTGATCTTTTAAAAGGCAAACGGAGGATTTCTACTCCGGATATCATCGTACTGGATCTCAATATGCCTAAAATGAATGGTGGTGAATTTCTTGCAGAATTAAGAAAAGACAATACATTTAATGATGTTAAGATATTCATTATGACTACTTCCAATGAAGATAGGGATAGAAGCAGGGGGGATGAGTTTGGTGTTTCCGGTTATATTATCAAACCACTTAATTTTAATGAAAATACTAAAAGGAATGTGTCAATGGATAATTTTATGCATTTCCAAATAATGAAAATGGTGGGAGATCAATTGAATTAA